The region AGCAAAAAAATAAACAAAAGATTAATCACAATAATTTTTTTAGTTCGTAAGGAATGAGATTATTTTTTTATTTACAACTTCAGATTTCTGCATTGGGAATCCGTGTGTTCCACCAATTATACTTGCTTTAATATTGGGGCTAATATTGTTGAATTTGTCTATAAGTTGATTATGTATTTCTTTTTTATAAATAGGATCTTTATCTCCAATTAAAAGTAAATAAGGTACTTTAAGTTTCATAAAATCATCATCTGAATATACGATAATTTTTGTACCTCTTGCCCATCCTTTGAAATTCTTCATTCCTACAGTAAACAATAAAAAAGCAGGGTTAGGATAATTATTATTATCCTTGCCACTTATCCATTTTAAAAATTGATTGATTTTTTTATCTTTCCCACTAAATAATGCAGGAAGGAGCTTTATATAAAAACTAATAGTCAAAGGTGAAATAGTTCCTGCCGGAGACATTGTTACAACTCTCTCAATACGGTTAGGAAAATTCATTGCAAAGGCAGTTACTAAAAATCCTCCATATGACCAACCAACCAGATTGGTTTTTTCCAAGTTTAATGCATCTAGTACTTCTACTAACCATTGTAAATAGTCTGTTAGAGTTATTTTTATTCTGTTACTTTCTGTCCTATTTGGTTCTCCGATTAAGTCAATACAATAAATATCAAATTGCTTAGAGAGCCCTTCTAAATTTTCATGCCAAGCAATGGAGGTGAATCCCATGCTATGTAACATCAATAACTTCGGACTATTTTCCTTTCCACAGCGGATAACGTGAGTATTACCAAAGTTTGTTCCAATATACTTGCTTGTAAATGGTGTAGTTAGTTGAGATAAGGCTCGATCATATATTTGTAGATACTCGGATTTCTTTTTTTCACTTCTGAAAAGTTCAATCTGTTTATCCATCCCATCTTCTCCCCCATTAAGAGTTAATCAAAATATATCCATTAATTAAAGATGAGTTCTACACCTAAACGTCTGGTTCAGTTCTAACACCACAAATTATGAAGAATGATGCTTTTTAATTTGTAAAAAGCGCCAAGATTGCTGAAGATTACTTGAGTGTCTATTAGCTGGTCTCGTATTATAAGGTCAGCAAGTTACTTGGCTGACCATTCTTTAATAGATTTTATCCTTTAGGTAGTCGGGATAGCCTTAACTATATTCTTGCGCCAATTTGCGGAAGATCACTCTATTTATATTTCAATTTTAAATATATTAATACTGCCATTAAAAATTCTTGTTGTACATTGTGATCTATATGATGGAATAGTAATTTAAAGCAACACCTGTCTGAATTTCTTTCTGATAGATAATGCAATAACCTTCTTCTCTGTTTTTCATCATTAAAATAGTTCATTTAGTCACTATAAAGTTCCCTTTTTCATGATGTATATATTTCGTTGAACGTATAAAAGCACTGATGATAAAGAGTAGTCCGATTAATAGTAAAGCGCTTGAAAGTACTATGATGCTATAAACCAAGTCTGGTGCATATAATATTGCAATGTGATAGGAACCAATCACAAATATAGGAAAATAGAAACCTACTGCCGCTGCTCCGAGGAATATTATAGGGAATAGAATCAGTTGGAAAATTATTTTGATTCTGTTTATTTTCATAGTAAATACTAACTTAAATTGTCTAAACCTCCACACCATTGATAAAACGTATAATGTTATAAGACCCAATAATCCCGATGCAACAAATAAAATAACCTTCGCTAATTGGTACTCATCTTCTTTCCACGATGCTGCCTGTTCTAATTTTTTACCCAAGATGTTATTCTTAATATTCTCACTGATTGAATGAGTGACATCATTTTGGGAATTTGATAGTAAGGCAAACCCAAGACTGTAATCTGGAAACAAATACACGTCTGCTGTAAAGTTAGGATTATCTCCACCATGATCTATCACCTTAGTATTCGCTTCTTGAGAGATTTCCCACCCATAACCATATTGTTCATTATCAGAAATAGAGAAGGTTTCCATAAACAATTCGCGTACTGCCTCACTTGGAATTACTTGACGTCCCTTATATTGTCCATCATGTAGTAATGTAGTTATGTAACGTCCAATATCTTGCGCATTACTATATATTCCTCCCGCTGCAACCGTTGGATATGGATCAGTATAATCAAATGGTTTGTTCTTACCTCCTTCTAAGCGATGACCTACAGATAAATTATTTAAATTAGAGACCTTTGTGTAAAATCCAGTTCGTTCCATCCCCATTGGCTGGAATACTAACTTATTCATCGCTTCTTGATAATTCATACCTGATACTTTTTCAATGATAAGACCAAGCGTCCAATAGTTAAAATTAGAATACTCAAAATTTTCTCCAGGTACAGAAACAAGTTTAATTTCTCTAATTCTTTTTACTTGTCTTTCTAATCCATAATTTGAACTATCTTCAATTTCAAGTCCATATGAGTTGGTTGGAATCCCACTACTGTGTTGCAACAATTGACGAATAGTCACCTGTTTTGAAAGTTCTTGATTTTGAGAAACAAACCATGGCAAGTACTCTACCACGGTCGCATCAACATCCAGCAAGCCCTGTTCAGCTAATTGCGCAACGGCCAAGGCAGTCATCGACTTAGATACAGAAGCAAGCCCAAAGTTCGTCTGCCCGTCAACTTTAATATCGCTTCCAATTTTTTGGCTTCCAAACCCCTTCATATAAACAGGTTCTGCATTTGCAATTAGCACAAAGGCCATACCAGGGATTTTATGCTTGTTCATTTCTTGTTCTATATACTCTTCTAATTGAACCAAATCAACATTTTCAATCGCATTCTTTGCTTCTACATTGTTCATTGCTGAAAAGAACAGACAAATAATTAAGAATATTCCTAATATTATTTTTTTCACCTTTAACCAACTCCCTCCTGCACATGTATTAACTCTTATAATTAATACGTATTAAACATTTTTTGGTTTCAAAATAGAGGTAGCGTCAGGATTATGCAAGTATCTTTTTCTAACTCTTCAATATAAAAACCTCTTTGTAGGTAAACTATTCATAAAATTCCTCATGCCGACCGCAATTGCAAATCCTGCTTTTTTGAAATTCCTGAGTGTAGCTGATAATGCAGTCAGCATAATTACAATAAAATGATTAATCAATAATATTTGTTGTTAAACAATATGGCCTAAATCATAAATACAGGCGCATCTCTTAGAGAAATGCCCCATTTAATTGAGTAAGCTTTCTATATCTACCCACATTGGCAAGTAAGTTCCTCTATCTCTATTTTCATCAGTGTATTCTTCACCTTTCCCAGTTCCAAATGTTCCAGCAATGATTTGAGAAAGAAAAAAGTATTGTGTTCCATTAAATTCAACTTCTGAAATGCATAAGTTTGACTTCTACTCCTAATTCTTCTAAGACAACCTGTTTATTTTCAATTATTATTAGTGAACTTCTATCTCTCATAGCCGCCTCCACATTATCAACAAACCCTCTTCCTCAATTAAAAGAGCGATCACACTTTGCTGCTTCAATAAGCATTTCAATAAATTATCCCTTAATCGATGTTTAATATGATTTAGT is a window of Bacillus sp. SM2101 DNA encoding:
- a CDS encoding serine hydrolase domain-containing protein yields the protein MKKIILGIFLIICLFFSAMNNVEAKNAIENVDLVQLEEYIEQEMNKHKIPGMAFVLIANAEPVYMKGFGSQKIGSDIKVDGQTNFGLASVSKSMTALAVAQLAEQGLLDVDATVVEYLPWFVSQNQELSKQVTIRQLLQHSSGIPTNSYGLEIEDSSNYGLERQVKRIREIKLVSVPGENFEYSNFNYWTLGLIIEKVSGMNYQEAMNKLVFQPMGMERTGFYTKVSNLNNLSVGHRLEGGKNKPFDYTDPYPTVAAGGIYSNAQDIGRYITTLLHDGQYKGRQVIPSEAVRELFMETFSISDNEQYGYGWEISQEANTKVIDHGGDNPNFTADVYLFPDYSLGFALLSNSQNDVTHSISENIKNNILGKKLEQAASWKEDEYQLAKVILFVASGLLGLITLYVLSMVWRFRQFKLVFTMKINRIKIIFQLILFPIIFLGAAAVGFYFPIFVIGSYHIAILYAPDLVYSIIVLSSALLLIGLLFIISAFIRSTKYIHHEKGNFIVTK
- a CDS encoding alpha/beta hydrolase; this translates as MDKQIELFRSEKKKSEYLQIYDRALSQLTTPFTSKYIGTNFGNTHVIRCGKENSPKLLMLHSMGFTSIAWHENLEGLSKQFDIYCIDLIGEPNRTESNRIKITLTDYLQWLVEVLDALNLEKTNLVGWSYGGFLVTAFAMNFPNRIERVVTMSPAGTISPLTISFYIKLLPALFSGKDKKINQFLKWISGKDNNNYPNPAFLLFTVGMKNFKGWARGTKIIVYSDDDFMKLKVPYLLLIGDKDPIYKKEIHNQLIDKFNNISPNIKASIIGGTHGFPMQKSEVVNKKIISFLTN